A single region of the Paraburkholderia megapolitana genome encodes:
- a CDS encoding mandelate racemase/muconate lactonizing enzyme family protein, whose amino-acid sequence MSHAATASTRIVRIEITHHQLDLDPPFPASWDSQPRRKFPATIVRVHDDAGHVGIGSGDAMYGFADYQHLFIGTDPLDLARHSAVLDNIGFHAGRPWPLDIALWDLAGKIRGEPCWKMAGGRGQRVRAYASSGVHRRPDEMAEMARHIVTRGFPALKIRFGRPRLADDLDALAAVRDAVGSQLELMVDCNQGWRMPWDTAAPWTVAKALEVARELEKHNVYWIEEPLHRGDYDGYAQLRRMTPLRVAGGELTRERYEFDQLLARECLDVFQPDVACTLGMEGMRQLAQAVEAHGKVFTPHTWGNGIGLAANLHLTAGAASAPFIEFPYDPPEWSIARRDFMLQQPIDIDAQGWLTLSDAPGLGLTLDEAVLNATQSARSTYA is encoded by the coding sequence ATGAGCCACGCAGCAACGGCCTCGACGCGCATCGTTCGCATCGAGATCACGCACCATCAGCTCGATCTCGATCCGCCGTTTCCGGCGTCGTGGGATAGCCAGCCGCGCCGCAAGTTTCCCGCGACGATCGTGCGCGTCCACGACGACGCGGGACATGTCGGCATCGGTTCCGGCGACGCGATGTACGGTTTCGCCGACTACCAGCATCTGTTTATCGGCACCGATCCGCTCGATCTCGCGCGGCACAGCGCGGTGCTCGACAACATCGGCTTTCACGCGGGCCGCCCCTGGCCGCTCGATATCGCGCTGTGGGACCTCGCCGGCAAGATTCGTGGCGAGCCGTGCTGGAAGATGGCAGGCGGCCGTGGCCAGCGGGTTCGCGCGTATGCGTCGAGCGGTGTGCACCGGCGGCCCGACGAGATGGCCGAGATGGCGCGGCACATCGTGACGCGCGGTTTCCCCGCCTTGAAAATCCGCTTCGGCAGACCGCGTCTCGCGGACGATCTCGACGCGCTCGCCGCCGTACGCGACGCCGTCGGCTCGCAACTCGAATTGATGGTGGATTGCAATCAAGGCTGGCGTATGCCGTGGGACACGGCCGCGCCATGGACCGTCGCCAAAGCGCTCGAAGTCGCGCGCGAACTCGAGAAGCACAACGTCTACTGGATCGAAGAGCCGCTGCACCGCGGCGATTACGACGGCTATGCGCAGCTGCGCCGGATGACGCCGCTGCGCGTCGCGGGCGGCGAGTTGACACGCGAGCGTTACGAGTTCGATCAACTGCTCGCGCGCGAATGCCTCGATGTTTTTCAACCCGACGTCGCCTGCACGCTCGGCATGGAAGGGATGCGACAGCTCGCGCAGGCCGTCGAAGCGCACGGCAAGGTATTTACGCCGCACACGTGGGGCAACGGCATCGGTCTCGCAGCAAACCTGCATCTGACCGCCGGCGCCGCATCCGCACCGTTCATCGAGTTTCCGTACGACCCGCCGGAGTGGTCGATCGCGCGGCGCGATTTCATGTTGCAGCAACCGATCGACATCGACGCGCAAGGCTGGCTCACGCTGTCCGATGCGCCGGGTCTCGGTCTTACGCTCGACGAAGCCGTATTGAATGCCACGCAAAGCGCTCGCAGCACGTACGCGTGA
- a CDS encoding ABC transporter substrate-binding protein — translation MQIKPWMRATCVAFAAAVCWPAAAQAGSWCSAGKTVRFAGVTWESGSFSSEVLRFIAEKGYGCKTDTVPGSTAATETAMSRNDLQVWSEQWTGRSEIIAKAVKDGQVKLIGDTLPGGTNEGWYVPEYVVKGDAKRNIKPLAPNLVSVADLPKYKDLFEDDEEPGKGRFLNCPAGWDCERVNRRLLKVLNLEDSYTDFRPGTGAALDAAITSAYERGKPILFYYWQPAALMAKYRFVQLKMPPFDQKCWETLRADNSASQCASSYLVSHLKVGVSTPFYQAEPDLMAAYSKVSFPMDFLNKTILEMTSKKIDGETMAKQFLREHPEMWKAWVPADVAQKMQTALAGS, via the coding sequence ATGCAGATCAAACCCTGGATGCGCGCCACCTGCGTCGCATTCGCGGCCGCCGTGTGCTGGCCTGCTGCCGCACAGGCGGGCAGCTGGTGTTCGGCGGGCAAGACCGTGCGCTTTGCGGGCGTCACGTGGGAGAGCGGATCGTTTAGCTCCGAAGTGCTGCGCTTCATCGCCGAGAAGGGTTACGGCTGCAAGACCGACACGGTACCGGGCAGCACCGCAGCCACCGAAACCGCGATGTCGCGCAACGATCTGCAGGTCTGGTCCGAGCAATGGACCGGCCGCTCGGAAATCATCGCCAAGGCGGTGAAGGACGGTCAGGTCAAGCTGATCGGCGATACGCTGCCGGGCGGCACCAACGAAGGCTGGTACGTGCCGGAGTACGTCGTAAAGGGCGACGCGAAGCGCAACATCAAACCGCTCGCGCCGAACCTCGTATCGGTGGCCGATCTGCCGAAATACAAGGACCTCTTCGAAGACGACGAAGAACCTGGCAAGGGCCGCTTCCTGAACTGCCCGGCCGGCTGGGATTGCGAGCGCGTGAACCGGCGCCTGCTGAAAGTGCTCAACCTCGAAGATTCGTATACCGACTTCCGTCCGGGCACGGGCGCTGCGCTCGATGCAGCGATCACCTCGGCCTACGAGCGCGGCAAACCTATCCTCTTCTACTACTGGCAGCCAGCTGCGTTGATGGCGAAGTACCGCTTCGTCCAGCTGAAGATGCCGCCGTTCGACCAGAAATGCTGGGAAACGCTGCGCGCCGATAACAGCGCGTCGCAGTGCGCATCGTCGTATCTGGTTTCGCATCTGAAGGTCGGTGTGTCGACGCCGTTCTATCAGGCCGAGCCCGATCTGATGGCCGCGTATTCGAAGGTCAGTTTTCCGATGGACTTCCTGAACAAGACCATTCTGGAGATGACCAGCAAGAAGATCGATGGCGAAACGATGGCGAAGCAGTTCCTGCGCGAGCATCCGGAGATGTGGAAGGCCTGGGTACCGGCCGACGTCGCGCAGAAAATGCAGACCGCGCTTGCGGGTAGCTGA
- a CDS encoding ABC transporter permease, which yields MSSIFLHLSIADWVNDRVQTFVAAYGDSFHTFSIAVLRYVLVPLEGALRALPPWLILLAVGVLAWHATRRLGAAAFFVLLLYAIGCFGLWDKLMQTLALMLVATVLSVAFGVPIGILTSRSAWLRRILLPVLDIMQTLPSFVYLIPVLMLFGLGKVPAIFATIIYALPPLIRLTDLGIRHVDSDVVEAARAFGTTRWQLLINVQLPLARPSIMAGINQTTMMALSMVVIASMIGSRGLGEDVLAGIQTLDVGKGMQAGIAIVILAIVIDRISQGYGQDRRQRRLLALRRRARTASRVPYRMNGMNGTNGTASATTDNAPATTDAQDANLEARTAK from the coding sequence ATGAGTTCGATTTTCCTGCATCTGTCGATCGCCGACTGGGTGAACGACCGCGTGCAAACTTTCGTCGCCGCGTACGGCGACAGCTTCCATACCTTCAGCATCGCAGTGCTGCGCTACGTGCTCGTGCCGCTCGAAGGCGCGCTGCGCGCGCTGCCGCCTTGGCTGATCCTGCTCGCGGTCGGCGTGCTCGCGTGGCATGCGACACGGCGTCTCGGCGCAGCTGCCTTCTTCGTCCTGCTGCTCTACGCGATCGGTTGCTTCGGGCTGTGGGACAAGCTGATGCAGACGCTCGCGCTGATGCTCGTTGCGACGGTGTTGTCGGTGGCGTTCGGTGTGCCGATCGGCATTCTCACGTCGCGCAGTGCGTGGCTGCGCCGCATTCTGTTGCCGGTGCTCGACATCATGCAGACGCTGCCGAGCTTCGTGTATCTGATCCCCGTGCTGATGCTGTTCGGGCTCGGCAAGGTGCCGGCCATTTTCGCGACTATCATCTATGCGCTGCCGCCGCTCATCCGCCTGACCGATCTCGGCATCCGTCACGTCGATAGCGATGTCGTCGAAGCAGCGCGCGCATTCGGCACCACGCGCTGGCAGTTGCTGATCAATGTGCAGTTGCCGCTCGCGCGACCGAGCATCATGGCCGGTATCAACCAGACGACGATGATGGCGCTCTCGATGGTCGTGATCGCTTCGATGATCGGCTCGCGCGGACTTGGCGAAGACGTGCTCGCCGGCATCCAGACGCTCGATGTCGGCAAGGGCATGCAGGCCGGTATCGCGATCGTGATTCTGGCGATTGTCATCGACCGGATCAGCCAGGGTTATGGCCAGGATCGTCGCCAGCGACGTCTGCTCGCGTTGCGTCGTCGGGCGCGCACGGCTTCGCGTGTGCCTTATCGTATGAACGGCATGAACGGCACGAATGGCACCGCCAGCGCAACCACCGACAACGCGCCCGCCACAACCGATGCGCAAGACGCCAACCTCGAAGCCCGCACGGCGAAGTAA
- a CDS encoding quaternary amine ABC transporter ATP-binding protein: MAAIEVRHVYKLFGPEASHTRVLDLLKGGKSKADVLAQTGCNVGLNDVSLHIGSGEIYVIMGLSGSGKSTLVRHFNRLIEPTAGEIVIDGSDVIRLDARGLRELRRFKVSMVFQNFGLLPHQSVLDNTAYALRTRGESRQQAHEKARMWLGKVGLDGYADHYPDELSGGMRQRVGLARALAADTDVLLMDEAFSALDPLIRTEMQDQLLQLQATLNKTIVFITHDLDEALRIGNRIAILRDGTLVQEGTPDEILTRPADEYVRRFVERRARVQ; encoded by the coding sequence ATGGCAGCGATCGAAGTCAGACATGTCTACAAACTCTTCGGCCCCGAAGCGAGCCACACGCGCGTGCTCGATTTGCTCAAAGGCGGCAAGTCGAAAGCCGACGTGCTCGCGCAGACCGGCTGCAACGTCGGTCTGAACGACGTGAGTCTGCATATCGGCTCGGGCGAAATCTACGTGATCATGGGATTGTCGGGCTCGGGCAAGTCGACGCTCGTGCGGCACTTCAACCGGCTGATCGAACCGACCGCGGGCGAGATCGTGATCGACGGATCGGATGTGATCCGGCTCGACGCGCGCGGTCTGCGCGAGTTGCGCCGCTTCAAGGTCAGCATGGTGTTTCAGAATTTCGGACTGCTGCCGCATCAGAGCGTGCTCGACAACACCGCCTACGCGTTGCGTACGCGCGGCGAGAGCCGGCAGCAGGCCCATGAGAAAGCACGTATGTGGCTCGGCAAGGTCGGGCTCGACGGCTATGCGGATCACTATCCCGACGAGTTGTCGGGTGGCATGCGGCAACGTGTGGGACTCGCTCGCGCGCTCGCAGCGGACACCGACGTGCTGCTGATGGACGAAGCGTTCTCCGCGCTCGACCCGCTGATCCGCACCGAGATGCAGGACCAGTTGCTGCAATTGCAGGCGACGTTGAACAAGACCATCGTCTTCATCACGCACGATCTCGACGAGGCGCTGCGTATCGGCAACCGCATCGCGATCCTGCGCGACGGCACGCTGGTGCAGGAAGGCACACCGGACGAAATTCTCACCCGGCCCGCCGATGAATACGTGCGACGGTTTGTCGAGCGACGCGCGAGAGTGCAGTAG
- a CDS encoding pseudouridine synthase — protein MNLESILFTQGFGSRRQCRATIAEGRVEIDGAICDEPNAEFSTDALTFYVDGTPWAYHERAYLLLNKPAGYECSREPQHHLSVFSLLPAPFTARGVQCVGRLDQDTTGLLLLSDDGQFVHALTAPRRKVPKTYVATTRHPLDDTQLAALRDGVLLHGEAQPVVAVDARARSANVLELTVLEGKYHQVKRMVAAAGNRVEALHRERIGGLTLPETLVEGKWQWLNATDLASLQGR, from the coding sequence ATGAATCTCGAAAGCATTCTCTTCACCCAGGGTTTCGGTTCCCGACGCCAGTGCCGCGCGACGATCGCGGAAGGCCGCGTCGAGATCGACGGCGCCATATGCGACGAGCCCAACGCGGAGTTCTCCACCGATGCGCTCACGTTCTATGTCGACGGTACGCCCTGGGCCTATCACGAGCGCGCGTACCTGCTGCTCAACAAGCCGGCCGGCTACGAGTGCTCGCGCGAACCGCAACATCACCTGAGCGTATTCAGCCTGCTGCCGGCGCCGTTCACGGCACGCGGCGTGCAATGCGTCGGCCGGCTCGACCAGGACACGACCGGCCTGCTGCTGCTCTCCGACGACGGCCAGTTCGTGCACGCGCTGACAGCACCGCGCCGCAAGGTGCCGAAGACGTATGTCGCGACCACTCGCCATCCGCTCGACGATACGCAGCTCGCGGCGTTGCGCGACGGCGTGCTGCTGCACGGCGAAGCGCAGCCAGTAGTCGCCGTCGATGCCCGCGCGCGCAGTGCCAACGTGCTCGAGCTGACAGTGCTCGAAGGCAAGTATCACCAGGTCAAACGGATGGTGGCCGCGGCGGGCAATCGGGTGGAGGCGCTGCATCGCGAGCGGATCGGCGGACTGACTCTGCCGGAGACGCTTGTCGAAGGAAAATGGCAGTGGCTCAACGCCACCGATCTCGCCTCCCTGCAAGGCCGCTGA
- a CDS encoding NAD-dependent epimerase/dehydratase family protein, giving the protein MKATRNLRRPRVLIVGCGDVGMRCIGHLLPHLHVVALTSQPARCAELRAAGATPLVGDLDVRRSLRRLAGLAPTVLHLAPPQKTGDDDRRTRALLAALSARRGGPARNATVPVARLRRLRRGLAVERETGAIVPDGVARTGRSRAVPKIVYASTTGVYGDCGGALIDETRTPRPANARAKRRVSAEQQLRRATARGTVSASIARIPGIYAANRLPLARLEKRTPALVDSHDVYTSHIHADDLAAILVRMTTHGRPARVIHASDDSEMKMGEYFDRVADAYGLERAPRVTREVAEQQLDPMLLSFMRESRRLDNARLKRELKVRLRYPSVDDFLRTTHETN; this is encoded by the coding sequence ATGAAAGCGACACGAAATCTGCGCCGCCCGCGCGTACTGATTGTGGGCTGCGGCGACGTCGGCATGCGCTGCATCGGACATCTGCTGCCGCACCTGCACGTCGTTGCATTGACGAGCCAGCCGGCCCGTTGCGCCGAGCTACGCGCTGCTGGCGCGACGCCACTGGTCGGGGACCTCGACGTGCGCCGCAGCCTCAGGCGGCTCGCGGGACTGGCGCCGACCGTGCTGCATCTGGCGCCGCCGCAGAAAACCGGCGACGACGATCGCCGCACGCGCGCGCTGCTTGCCGCGTTGAGCGCTCGCCGGGGCGGCCCGGCACGCAATGCAACCGTACCTGTGGCGCGCTTGCGCCGTCTGCGCCGTGGTTTGGCGGTGGAACGCGAAACAGGCGCTATTGTACCCGACGGGGTTGCGCGAACCGGCCGCTCGCGGGCCGTGCCGAAGATCGTCTACGCGAGCACGACCGGCGTATATGGCGATTGCGGCGGGGCGCTGATCGACGAGACACGCACACCCCGACCAGCGAATGCGCGTGCAAAGCGCCGTGTTTCCGCCGAGCAGCAGTTGCGGCGCGCGACCGCACGCGGCACGGTCAGCGCATCGATTGCGCGCATTCCCGGCATCTATGCGGCGAATCGCCTGCCGCTGGCACGGCTCGAGAAGCGCACCCCCGCGCTCGTCGATTCACACGACGTGTACACGAGCCACATCCACGCCGACGATCTCGCGGCGATTCTCGTACGGATGACGACGCATGGCCGGCCGGCTCGCGTGATCCACGCGTCGGACGACAGCGAAATGAAGATGGGGGAATACTTCGACCGTGTCGCGGATGCGTACGGCCTTGAGCGCGCGCCGCGCGTGACGCGCGAGGTCGCGGAACAGCAACTCGATCCGATGCTGCTGTCGTTCATGCGCGAATCGCGTCGACTCGATAATGCACGATTGAAGCGCGAGCTAAAGGTACGTCTGCGCTACCCGAGCGTCGACGATTTCCTGCGCACTACTCACGAGACAAACTGA
- a CDS encoding CDP-6-deoxy-delta-3,4-glucoseen reductase — MAFNVTLRQSGRQFQVEPDEPVLTAALRQGIGLPYGCKNGACGSCKGTVLSGQVEQRVHSSSALSNDEKTRGMALFCCATPQSDLEIDIREVAGVGDVQVKKLPCRVNAIERKADDVVVLKLQLPANERLQYLAGQYLEFILKDGKRRSYSMATAPHEEGPIELHIRHMPGGAFTDHVFNTMKERDILRFEAPLGTFFLREDSERPIVLLGSGTGFAPLKAIIEHAAFQNIERPMTLYWGARRKKDLYLLELAEQWAKDLPNFRFVPVLSEPDASDAWTGRIGFVHRAVIEDLPDLSAYQVYACGAPVMVESAQRDFTQHHGLPEGEFYADSFTSAADLANPV; from the coding sequence ATGGCATTTAACGTAACGCTCCGGCAAAGCGGCCGGCAGTTTCAGGTAGAACCCGACGAACCCGTCCTCACCGCGGCCCTGCGCCAGGGCATCGGCCTGCCGTACGGTTGCAAGAACGGCGCATGCGGCTCGTGCAAAGGCACGGTGCTGAGCGGCCAGGTCGAACAACGCGTGCATTCGTCGTCGGCACTGTCGAACGACGAAAAGACCCGCGGCATGGCGCTCTTTTGCTGCGCCACGCCGCAGAGCGATCTCGAGATCGATATCCGCGAAGTAGCAGGCGTCGGCGATGTGCAGGTGAAGAAGCTGCCGTGCCGCGTGAATGCGATCGAGCGCAAGGCCGACGATGTCGTCGTGCTGAAGCTGCAGTTGCCGGCCAACGAACGCCTGCAGTATCTCGCGGGCCAGTACCTCGAATTCATCCTGAAGGACGGCAAGCGCCGCAGTTATTCGATGGCGACGGCACCGCACGAGGAAGGCCCGATCGAACTGCACATTCGCCACATGCCCGGCGGCGCGTTCACCGACCACGTGTTCAACACGATGAAAGAGCGCGACATCCTGCGCTTTGAAGCACCGCTCGGCACGTTCTTCCTGCGCGAAGACTCGGAGCGGCCGATCGTGCTGCTCGGTTCGGGTACCGGTTTTGCGCCGCTGAAGGCGATCATCGAACATGCGGCGTTCCAGAATATCGAACGCCCGATGACGCTCTACTGGGGCGCGCGTCGCAAGAAAGACCTGTACCTGCTCGAGCTCGCCGAACAATGGGCGAAGGACCTGCCGAACTTCCGCTTCGTGCCGGTTCTGTCCGAACCCGACGCGAGCGATGCCTGGACCGGCCGCATCGGCTTCGTTCATCGGGCCGTCATCGAAGATCTGCCAGACTTGTCCGCTTATCAGGTGTATGCGTGCGGCGCACCGGTCATGGTCGAGTCGGCACAGCGCGATTTCACCCAGCATCACGGGCTGCCGGAAGGCGAGTTCTACGCGGATTCGTTCACCAGTGCCGCCGATCTGGCGAACCCGGTCTGA
- a CDS encoding acetylornithine transaminase, translating to MNFNEYPIESLMYITNRPEIVFTHGKGSWIYDNEGKRYLDFIQGWAVNSLGHCNDGMIEALEKQARLLINPSPAFYNQPMAQLASLLTQHSCFDKVFFANSGAEANEGAIKLARKWGKKFRDGAYEIITFDHSFHGRTLATMSASGKPGWDTIYAPQVPGFPKADLNDIASVEKLITGKTVAVMLEPIQGEGGVIPATREFMQQLRDLTKRHGILLIVDEVQSGCGRAGTLFAYELSGVEPDIMTLGKGIGGGVPLAALLAKKEVEVFEAGDQGGTYNGNPLMTAVGYSVISQLTAPGFLEGVRERSEYLRTKLLELSEERGFAGERGEGLLRALLLGKDIGPQIVEKARLMQPDGLLLNAARPNLLRFMPALNVTHDEIDQMLAMLRTVLDSL from the coding sequence ATGAATTTCAATGAGTATCCCATCGAGTCGTTGATGTACATCACGAACCGGCCCGAGATCGTGTTCACGCACGGCAAGGGCTCGTGGATCTACGACAACGAAGGCAAGCGTTATCTCGACTTCATCCAGGGCTGGGCCGTGAACAGCCTCGGTCACTGCAACGACGGCATGATCGAAGCGCTGGAAAAACAGGCGCGTCTGCTGATCAACCCGTCGCCCGCGTTCTACAACCAACCGATGGCGCAGCTGGCCAGCCTGCTCACGCAGCACAGCTGCTTCGACAAGGTGTTCTTCGCGAACAGCGGCGCGGAAGCAAACGAAGGCGCGATCAAGCTCGCGCGCAAGTGGGGCAAGAAATTCCGCGACGGCGCGTACGAGATCATCACGTTCGATCACAGCTTCCACGGCCGCACGCTCGCGACCATGTCGGCAAGCGGCAAACCGGGCTGGGACACGATCTACGCGCCGCAGGTGCCGGGTTTTCCGAAGGCCGATCTGAACGACATCGCGTCGGTGGAAAAACTGATCACCGGCAAGACCGTTGCGGTGATGCTCGAACCGATCCAGGGCGAAGGCGGCGTGATTCCGGCTACGCGCGAATTCATGCAGCAACTGCGCGACCTGACGAAGCGGCACGGCATCCTGCTGATCGTCGATGAAGTGCAAAGCGGTTGCGGCCGTGCGGGTACGCTGTTCGCGTACGAGCTGTCTGGAGTCGAGCCGGACATCATGACGCTTGGCAAGGGCATCGGCGGCGGTGTGCCGCTCGCGGCATTGCTCGCGAAAAAGGAAGTGGAAGTGTTCGAAGCGGGCGACCAGGGCGGCACCTACAACGGCAATCCGTTGATGACCGCCGTCGGTTACTCGGTGATTTCGCAGCTCACCGCGCCCGGTTTTCTCGAAGGCGTGCGCGAGCGCAGCGAGTATCTGCGCACGAAGCTGCTCGAGCTTTCGGAAGAGCGTGGCTTTGCGGGTGAACGCGGCGAGGGTCTGTTGCGCGCACTGCTGCTCGGCAAGGACATCGGCCCACAGATCGTTGAAAAAGCGCGTCTGATGCAACCGGACGGTCTGCTGCTGAATGCCGCGCGCCCCAACCTGCTGCGCTTCATGCCCGCACTGAACGTCACGCACGACGAGATCGACCAGATGCTCGCGATGCTGCGCACGGTGCTCGACTCGCTGTAA
- a CDS encoding GNAT family acetyltransferase, whose amino-acid sequence MTSATLSIRCFDARDTDTVIALWQDVFPEYRNPDKPQRDPRLSIANKLATQPELFFVAERAGRLVGTVMTGYDGHRGWIYSLAVDPTHRRLGIGTQLVEHAEAALTARGCPKVNLQVLSTRSDVQAFYEALGYRADEVISMGKRLGATAAVAG is encoded by the coding sequence ATGACATCCGCTACGCTCTCGATCCGCTGCTTCGATGCGCGCGACACCGACACGGTCATTGCGCTGTGGCAGGACGTGTTCCCCGAATACCGGAACCCGGACAAGCCGCAGCGCGACCCGCGCCTGTCGATCGCGAACAAGCTCGCGACGCAGCCTGAGCTGTTCTTCGTTGCCGAACGTGCGGGCCGCCTGGTCGGCACCGTGATGACCGGCTACGACGGCCACCGCGGCTGGATTTACTCGCTCGCAGTCGACCCGACGCATCGCAGGCTAGGTATCGGCACACAGCTCGTCGAGCACGCGGAAGCTGCACTCACCGCGCGCGGTTGTCCGAAGGTGAACCTGCAGGTGCTGTCGACGCGTAGCGATGTGCAGGCGTTCTACGAAGCGCTCGGTTATCGCGCCGACGAAGTGATCAGCATGGGCAAACGACTCGGCGCTACGGCAGCGGTTGCTGGCTGA
- a CDS encoding ABC transporter ATP-binding protein — protein sequence MATAMLKIKGLQVNYGGIQAVKGVDLEVAQGELVTLIGANGAGKTTTMKAITGLKPYSAGDIEYMGESIRGVPAHELLRRGLAMVPEGRGIFARMSIVENMQMGAYLRNDTDGIKKDVERMFGFFPRLKERASQYAGTLSGGEQQMLAMARAIISKPKLLLLDEPSMGLSPIMVEKIFEVVREISKEGITVLLVEQNARLALQAANRAYVMDSGLVTMSGDAKQMLDDPKVRAAYLGE from the coding sequence ATGGCTACGGCAATGTTGAAAATCAAGGGCCTGCAGGTCAACTACGGCGGCATCCAGGCGGTGAAGGGTGTGGACCTCGAAGTCGCGCAGGGCGAACTCGTTACGCTGATTGGCGCGAACGGTGCGGGCAAGACGACGACGATGAAGGCCATCACGGGGCTGAAGCCTTACTCAGCCGGCGACATCGAGTACATGGGCGAGTCGATCCGCGGTGTGCCCGCGCATGAACTGCTGCGTCGCGGACTCGCGATGGTGCCGGAAGGCCGCGGCATCTTCGCGCGTATGTCGATCGTCGAGAACATGCAGATGGGCGCGTATCTGCGCAACGACACGGACGGCATCAAGAAGGACGTCGAGCGCATGTTCGGCTTCTTTCCGCGTCTGAAGGAACGCGCTTCGCAATACGCGGGCACGTTGTCGGGCGGCGAACAGCAGATGCTGGCGATGGCGCGCGCGATCATCAGCAAGCCGAAGCTGCTGTTGCTCGACGAACCGTCGATGGGCCTGTCGCCGATCATGGTCGAGAAGATATTCGAAGTGGTGCGCGAGATCTCGAAGGAAGGCATCACGGTGCTGCTGGTCGAGCAGAACGCGCGGCTCGCATTGCAGGCTGCGAATCGCGCTTACGTGATGGACTCGGGTCTTGTCACGATGTCCGGCGACGCGAAGCAGATGCTTGATGATCCGAAGGTTCGGGCTGCTTATCTGGGTGAATAA
- a CDS encoding ABC transporter ATP-binding protein gives MSNDIRLSVKGVNKRFGGLQALSDVGIEIKAGQIYGLIGPNGAGKTTFFNVITGLYTPDSGEFKLDGTNYTPTAVYQVAKAGIARTFQNIRLFGGMTALENVMVGRHVRTRHGLIGAVFQTPSERKEEREIKERAIELLDYVGIAQYADYTSRNLSYGHQRRLEIARALATDPKLLALDEPAAGMNATEKVELTKLLDKIRSDGKTILLIEHDVKLVMGLCNQMTVLDYGKVIAQGLPQDVQKDPKVIEAYLGAGVH, from the coding sequence ATGAGCAATGACATTCGACTGTCCGTCAAGGGCGTCAACAAGCGCTTCGGCGGCCTGCAGGCTCTGTCCGACGTCGGCATCGAGATCAAGGCAGGGCAGATCTACGGCCTGATCGGACCGAACGGCGCGGGCAAGACGACGTTCTTCAACGTGATCACGGGTCTGTACACGCCGGATTCCGGCGAGTTCAAGCTCGACGGCACGAACTACACGCCGACCGCGGTGTATCAGGTCGCGAAGGCCGGCATTGCGCGGACGTTCCAGAACATCCGTCTGTTCGGCGGCATGACCGCGCTGGAAAACGTGATGGTGGGGCGCCACGTGCGCACGCGCCACGGTCTGATCGGCGCGGTGTTCCAGACACCGTCCGAGCGCAAGGAAGAGCGCGAGATCAAGGAGCGTGCGATCGAGCTGCTCGACTACGTCGGCATCGCGCAGTACGCGGACTACACGTCGCGCAATCTGTCGTATGGGCACCAGCGGCGTCTTGAGATCGCGCGCGCACTTGCCACCGATCCGAAGCTGCTTGCCCTCGACGAGCCGGCTGCCGGTATGAACGCGACGGAGAAGGTCGAGCTGACCAAGCTACTCGACAAGATCCGCTCCGACGGCAAGACGATCCTGCTGATCGAGCACGACGTCAAACTGGTGATGGGCCTGTGCAATCAGATGACAGTGCTCGATTACGGCAAGGTGATCGCTCAGGGACTGCCGCAGGACGTGCAGAAAGACCCGAAGGTGATCGAGGCATATCTGGGCGCGGGAGTTCACTGA